A stretch of Paenibacillus mucilaginosus 3016 DNA encodes these proteins:
- a CDS encoding cation diffusion facilitator family transporter, giving the protein MKSVPERQSWMDLVKKGNKSSAVAMAGNAVIAGTKAVAAAWSGSGAMFASAMHSLADAINQGFVFIGSVLAEKKPTRQFPTGFGRVINIFCMIAVIVVTVMAYETIREGWHLIQHPVESSGGIGLNAAVLLINLVIDGAILVKVMKEIAAEARVEARGFGVMASSFKNVGRAAPPTRLVFYEDLVAVSGALLAMIAVVVTALTAFDAVDGVVTILIGLLMVGVAFRVGYDNMIGLIGVAAPKEVEDKVAAIIFGERSVTDIFQMRILQEGRYYHVEGLIELEPGLSLADADDIKFKVRDKLLRDTDIADVTLGILEDNGVRNWVPAESR; this is encoded by the coding sequence ATGAAATCGGTACCCGAACGACAAAGCTGGATGGATCTCGTCAAAAAAGGAAACAAGTCTTCCGCCGTCGCCATGGCCGGCAATGCCGTGATCGCGGGAACGAAGGCGGTGGCCGCCGCCTGGAGCGGAAGCGGAGCCATGTTCGCTTCGGCCATGCACTCCCTGGCTGATGCCATCAACCAGGGCTTCGTCTTTATTGGCAGCGTGCTCGCCGAGAAGAAGCCGACGCGCCAATTCCCTACCGGCTTCGGGCGGGTAATCAACATCTTCTGCATGATCGCTGTTATCGTGGTGACGGTGATGGCTTATGAAACGATCCGGGAAGGGTGGCATCTGATCCAGCATCCCGTGGAGAGCAGCGGGGGGATTGGGCTGAATGCAGCCGTATTGTTGATTAATCTGGTGATCGACGGAGCGATTCTGGTCAAAGTCATGAAGGAGATTGCTGCGGAAGCGAGGGTCGAAGCCCGCGGCTTCGGTGTCATGGCCAGCAGTTTCAAGAACGTGGGCCGAGCGGCGCCGCCTACCCGGCTGGTCTTCTACGAAGACCTGGTCGCCGTCTCGGGTGCGCTGCTCGCGATGATCGCCGTGGTGGTCACGGCGCTGACTGCCTTTGACGCCGTTGACGGCGTCGTCACCATCCTGATCGGCCTGCTGATGGTCGGTGTGGCGTTCCGCGTCGGCTACGACAACATGATCGGCCTGATCGGCGTGGCCGCCCCGAAGGAGGTGGAGGACAAGGTGGCCGCCATCATCTTTGGCGAACGGTCGGTCACGGATATTTTCCAGATGCGTATCCTGCAGGAAGGGCGCTATTACCATGTGGAGGGCCTGATTGAATTGGAGCCCGGGCTGTCGCTGGCCGACGCGGACGACATCAAGTTCAAGGTTCGGGACAAGCTGCTTCGGGATACCGACATTGCTGACGTCACGCTCGGCATACTCGAAGATAACGGAGTAAGGAACTGGGTTCCGGCGGAGAGCCGGTAG
- a CDS encoding GNAT family N-acetyltransferase, whose protein sequence is MEIAIELASEWDIRRLGHSEVPDIVTLMEDVVSRLPSQDLFAVDDAAYLYAHVEEHGEIYGAYLNGTLAAYTVLAFPGPGEGNLGRELGVPEQELAYVAVLDATIVHESVRGRGLQRYFHDLRERRAVERGFRYLYSTVHPENRASIRNLEAKGFTLECTRPMYGGKPRHCYVKRIVEHAGVRRLS, encoded by the coding sequence ATGGAGATTGCAATAGAGTTGGCGTCCGAATGGGACATCCGGCGGTTAGGACACAGCGAGGTCCCGGACATCGTGACTCTCATGGAGGACGTGGTGTCCCGGCTGCCTTCGCAGGATCTGTTTGCTGTCGACGACGCAGCTTACCTGTATGCACACGTGGAAGAGCACGGGGAGATCTACGGGGCCTACCTGAACGGGACGCTTGCCGCGTACACAGTGCTCGCGTTTCCTGGGCCTGGGGAAGGCAACCTCGGAAGGGAGCTTGGAGTACCGGAGCAGGAGCTGGCGTATGTCGCCGTGCTGGATGCCACCATCGTGCACGAATCGGTACGCGGCAGGGGACTGCAGCGGTATTTTCATGACCTGCGTGAACGGCGCGCAGTGGAGAGAGGCTTCCGCTATCTGTATTCGACGGTTCACCCGGAGAATCGGGCGAGCATCCGGAATCTGGAGGCGAAGGGGTTCACTCTTGAATGTACCCGGCCCATGTACGGCGGCAAGCCCAGGCATTGTTACGTCAAGCGGATCGTGGAGCATGCAGGAGTCCGGAGGTTATCTTGA
- a CDS encoding NUDIX hydrolase, translating to MQGYNVLMIFSPDMEQLLLCKRRKDPYKGLSNLVGGKIEPGEAGIEAAYRELAEETGITREHLILHHVMDFTYYLQHCYVEVYAGRLKREVEAAGDENELYWSDLTQDFFDMTLFAGEGNIGHMIEQVKMNRSLFLKD from the coding sequence GTGCAGGGATATAACGTTCTTATGATTTTCAGTCCGGATATGGAGCAGCTGCTCCTGTGCAAGCGCCGGAAGGATCCTTACAAGGGATTAAGTAATTTGGTAGGAGGCAAAATTGAGCCTGGGGAGGCTGGGATCGAAGCGGCCTACAGGGAGCTGGCGGAGGAAACGGGCATTACCAGGGAGCATCTTATCCTGCACCATGTCATGGATTTCACTTACTATTTGCAGCACTGCTATGTTGAAGTTTACGCCGGCCGGTTGAAGCGGGAGGTCGAGGCAGCCGGTGACGAGAACGAGCTGTACTGGAGTGATTTGACCCAAGATTTCTTTGACATGACCCTGTTCGCAGGCGAGGGAAATATCGGCCATATGATCGAGCAGGTGAAGATGAACCGGAGTCTGTTTCTTAAAGATTGA
- a CDS encoding BclA C-terminal domain-containing protein, with the protein MAQFGYVYNLGAQVVPIEADVTFDSNGILTPGITHAPGTSTISVTDAGNYEINFSASGVEPSQFAIFRNGALVPGTVYGSGAGTQQNTGQVITALSSGDVITLRNHSSSAAVTLQTLAGGTQTNVNASIVIKRLS; encoded by the coding sequence TTGGCCCAGTTCGGATATGTTTACAACCTGGGTGCGCAGGTGGTTCCGATTGAGGCGGACGTTACCTTTGATTCAAACGGTATTTTGACGCCTGGCATTACGCATGCACCGGGAACCAGCACCATTTCGGTGACCGACGCCGGAAACTATGAGATTAATTTTTCCGCTTCGGGTGTAGAGCCAAGTCAGTTCGCCATATTCCGCAATGGCGCTCTGGTTCCGGGAACGGTATACGGTTCAGGGGCCGGCACGCAGCAAAACACGGGGCAGGTGATCACCGCACTCTCATCCGGTGATGTAATCACACTGAGGAATCATAGTTCATCTGCTGCAGTTACCCTGCAGACGCTGGCCGGCGGTACACAAACCAATGTGAACGCCTCGATTGTTATCAAGAGATTGAGCTAG
- a CDS encoding winged helix-turn-helix transcriptional regulator — MNHSKKYSYDCGLNKVQRMVGGKWKLSLLWYISDETRRFGDIKRSFPDITQSMLTKQLRELESDGLIHREIYKEVPPRVEYSLTNLGQQFLPILHSMSEWGECNLK, encoded by the coding sequence ATGAACCACAGCAAGAAGTATTCGTATGATTGTGGACTAAACAAAGTGCAAAGAATGGTTGGGGGAAAGTGGAAATTGTCACTACTATGGTATATTTCCGATGAAACAAGAAGATTTGGGGACATAAAACGAAGTTTTCCAGATATTACACAATCGATGCTAACGAAACAACTCAGGGAATTAGAGAGTGACGGACTAATACATCGTGAAATTTATAAAGAGGTTCCCCCAAGAGTAGAATATTCTTTAACAAATCTTGGCCAGCAGTTTTTACCAATCCTTCATAGTATGTCTGAATGGGGAGAGTGCAATCTAAAATAA
- a CDS encoding DHA2 family efflux MFS transporter permease subunit produces the protein MKKYNTRAILASLLICGFVGMFSETALNIAMTNLMEVFQISAATAQWLTTGFLLTLGILMPMSGLLLQMFTTRQLFTGSLISLIVGTGIAALAINFEMLMFARVLQAVGMGLLLPLMFNTILVIYPPEKRGAAMGFVGLVIMFAPATGPTIGGLLIEYLTWHYIFWFSLPFLVFGLLIGLKYLENVTDVKKPRIDLLSIALSTIGFGGVVFGFSKAGEGSEGWGSAVVVTSIIVGLISLVLFILRQNVMRDPMMNLKVFKYPMYVVGLLIVLSCMLIIMSSMIILPMFLQTGAGLSVFTAGLMLLPGSALNGILSPRMGSLFDKYGPKWLVIPGFAIVSLTLWFFTTLSPASSVAFIVALHIGLMVGIGMVWMPAQTNGLNQLPPELYPHGTAVMNTLQQVVGAIGTAVAISILSGGMEKYLHGSSAPTIKTEIANAMTAGSQNVFLFTMIIALISVVMAFFIRRVVVNRETIKSIH, from the coding sequence ATGAAAAAATACAATACGCGTGCCATCCTGGCATCGCTGCTAATCTGCGGTTTTGTCGGCATGTTTAGCGAAACCGCTCTAAACATAGCAATGACTAATTTAATGGAAGTGTTCCAAATTTCGGCCGCAACCGCGCAGTGGTTAACAACCGGGTTCTTGCTGACGCTTGGTATTTTAATGCCTATGAGCGGGTTACTGCTGCAAATGTTTACGACGAGGCAGCTATTCACGGGCTCGCTCATAAGCTTAATCGTAGGTACAGGGATTGCAGCGCTCGCGATTAATTTCGAAATGTTGATGTTCGCCCGAGTTTTACAGGCGGTAGGCATGGGATTGTTACTCCCACTCATGTTCAACACTATTCTTGTTATCTATCCACCGGAAAAGCGTGGGGCGGCGATGGGATTCGTCGGACTCGTTATCATGTTCGCGCCAGCGACCGGCCCAACCATAGGCGGTCTATTAATAGAGTATTTAACATGGCATTATATCTTCTGGTTCTCGCTGCCGTTCCTGGTTTTTGGGTTGTTGATAGGGCTGAAGTATTTGGAGAATGTCACCGATGTCAAGAAGCCCCGGATAGATCTGCTGTCTATCGCATTGTCAACGATCGGATTTGGAGGAGTTGTCTTCGGCTTCAGTAAGGCAGGCGAAGGATCTGAAGGATGGGGCAGCGCGGTTGTGGTCACTTCAATCATAGTCGGACTCATCTCGTTGGTGCTGTTCATTCTGCGGCAGAACGTTATGCGCGATCCGATGATGAATCTGAAGGTTTTCAAGTATCCGATGTACGTCGTCGGGCTGCTTATAGTGCTGTCGTGCATGTTGATCATAATGTCGAGTATGATTATCCTGCCGATGTTTCTGCAGACTGGTGCAGGATTGTCTGTGTTCACTGCGGGACTCATGCTTTTGCCGGGCAGCGCGCTGAACGGTATCCTCTCCCCGCGAATGGGGAGCTTGTTCGACAAATATGGCCCCAAATGGCTCGTTATCCCTGGATTCGCAATCGTTTCACTCACGTTATGGTTCTTTACTACTCTATCCCCTGCTTCGTCAGTGGCCTTTATCGTGGCTTTGCATATCGGGCTGATGGTTGGGATAGGCATGGTATGGATGCCTGCTCAAACGAACGGGCTCAATCAATTGCCGCCGGAGTTATACCCGCACGGCACGGCAGTCATGAACACGCTGCAACAGGTCGTAGGCGCGATTGGAACAGCTGTCGCAATCAGTATCCTTTCGGGCGGAATGGAGAAATACTTGCACGGTTCCTCTGCTCCTACCATAAAAACCGAAATTGCAAACGCGATGACGGCAGGATCACAAAACGTGTTCTTGTTTACGATGATCATCGCATTGATTAGCGTGGTCATGGCTTTCTTCATCCGCCGCGTTGTAGTCAACCGCGAAACGATTAAATCAATACATTGA
- a CDS encoding NADPH-dependent F420 reductase: protein MKIGILGTGFMGRLLARKLAAAGHHVKVANSRGPDSIAADVLETGACAATAEDALSGVDVAILSMPHTGFEKIRHLVAALPEQTVVIDISNYFPGRDGENPELEAGKVESEWVRDYFGRPITKAWNSIGMASFETKGRSKGQPGRIAIPVAGDRTRDREVALELIDDTGFDGFDAGTLADSWRQQPSSPVYITDLTYDEMGSALESAERDRLPRRRDLSAQVFAERVGERSSPDVETVVRIARALFM, encoded by the coding sequence ATGAAAATAGGAATTCTTGGAACAGGATTTATGGGCAGGCTTCTTGCTCGTAAGCTCGCCGCAGCAGGCCACCATGTGAAGGTGGCTAACTCGCGGGGGCCTGATAGCATTGCAGCGGATGTGCTGGAAACCGGTGCGTGCGCAGCAACAGCGGAAGATGCGCTGAGTGGTGTAGATGTTGCGATCCTATCCATGCCTCATACAGGCTTTGAGAAAATCAGGCACCTGGTGGCGGCATTGCCCGAGCAGACGGTGGTAATCGACATCTCTAACTATTTCCCTGGCCGCGACGGCGAGAACCCTGAGCTTGAAGCAGGGAAAGTCGAGAGCGAGTGGGTTCGCGACTATTTCGGACGTCCGATTACCAAGGCATGGAACTCAATCGGAATGGCATCCTTCGAGACAAAAGGACGGTCCAAGGGGCAGCCGGGCCGCATCGCGATTCCCGTCGCCGGTGACAGGACGCGTGACCGCGAAGTCGCCCTCGAATTGATAGATGACACTGGGTTTGATGGCTTTGACGCGGGCACGCTTGCAGATTCTTGGCGGCAGCAGCCCAGCTCGCCAGTCTACATTACCGATCTGACGTATGACGAGATGGGGTCAGCGCTTGAATCGGCAGAGCGGGATCGTCTTCCACGACGCCGTGATCTATCCGCTCAAGTATTCGCGGAGCGGGTCGGCGAACGGTCATCTCCTGACGTTGAAACGGTCGTGAGGATCGCTAGAGCACTGTTCATGTAA
- a CDS encoding quinone oxidoreductase family protein, whose translation MKAWRAETFGKPSDVLKLVDIDVPVPGPGEALLRVLATNIGLPDRMMLEGRYFLTPTPPVTPGQEVVGIVEVAGPGYPFPVGRRVISGVNFTAGSGGLAEYCLSSGDGAVTAADDMSDEQAASFLGTYHVAYVGLVNRARAKLGETLLVLGGTGGTGSTAIRLAKALGLNVIATVRDAKKAAFCREQGADHVIELGTGSMSEQVRALTGGKGADIVYDTVGSPLVEQALDAIAIGGRYVLIGFAGGSDFPKIEPFKILMHGISVTGALHSVRTPDERDEAITVLGRLFSEGKITVPIDRVVSFADVPEALERLGGGVNGKLVARVSHPGPGPL comes from the coding sequence ATGAAGGCTTGGCGTGCAGAAACATTTGGCAAACCCAGTGATGTCCTGAAGCTGGTAGATATCGACGTTCCGGTACCAGGACCGGGTGAGGCGCTGCTTAGAGTATTGGCAACTAACATCGGCCTGCCTGATCGCATGATGCTTGAAGGCCGATATTTCTTAACGCCGACCCCGCCGGTAACTCCCGGTCAAGAGGTTGTTGGCATTGTCGAGGTAGCGGGACCGGGCTATCCGTTTCCCGTCGGCAGGCGAGTAATCAGCGGTGTCAACTTCACTGCCGGCTCCGGCGGATTGGCGGAATATTGTCTATCGTCAGGCGACGGAGCGGTGACTGCAGCCGATGACATGTCCGACGAGCAGGCCGCATCTTTTCTAGGAACGTATCACGTTGCTTATGTCGGCTTAGTCAATCGCGCTCGCGCAAAGTTGGGCGAGACGCTATTGGTGCTCGGTGGAACGGGTGGAACGGGTTCGACTGCAATCCGGCTCGCCAAGGCTCTGGGTTTGAACGTAATTGCTACCGTACGCGATGCGAAGAAGGCCGCGTTCTGCCGTGAACAAGGAGCTGACCATGTCATCGAACTGGGCACGGGCTCGATGAGCGAGCAGGTTCGTGCGTTGACCGGAGGCAAGGGTGCCGACATCGTTTATGACACGGTCGGATCGCCCTTGGTCGAACAAGCGCTCGATGCAATCGCTATCGGCGGACGATATGTACTGATCGGTTTCGCTGGTGGCTCAGATTTCCCGAAGATTGAGCCGTTCAAGATCCTTATGCATGGCATCTCGGTCACCGGAGCTTTGCACAGTGTGCGTACTCCAGATGAGCGTGATGAGGCAATTACCGTACTTGGGCGACTGTTCTCCGAAGGGAAAATCACCGTGCCGATCGACCGGGTCGTATCCTTTGCTGATGTGCCTGAGGCGCTTGAACGTCTTGGTGGGGGTGTTAACGGTAAGCTGGTTGCCCGCGTAAGCCATCCAGGTCCCGGCCCACTTTAG
- a CDS encoding NADPH-dependent F420 reductase yields MRFGIIGAGPIGSNIAKKLVENGHDVKIADARGMKRLEGKKLTGTPVTVEDVVKNIDVLITSIPFHALPSIRNIVDKVGEEVIVVDTSNYYPQINGKIEEVEKGMVESVWVSNHLGRPIVKAFNNFLAYTLEHRGAPEGTDGRIAIAIAGDNLSHKKIIMGVADELGFDAVDGGSLSDSWRQQPGTPAYCTELTKEDLTEALTKAKKEKAPLLRDQAIEKLSASIGGYTHKDVINVNREIF; encoded by the coding sequence ATGAGATTCGGAATTATTGGTGCAGGACCAATTGGATCTAATATTGCTAAAAAATTGGTTGAGAATGGACATGATGTCAAGATTGCAGATGCCCGTGGAATGAAACGCTTGGAAGGAAAAAAACTTACAGGAACACCTGTGACCGTAGAAGATGTAGTTAAAAATATTGATGTTCTTATAACATCTATCCCTTTCCATGCGCTGCCAAGCATTCGCAACATTGTAGATAAAGTTGGAGAGGAAGTTATTGTTGTCGACACTTCAAATTATTATCCTCAAATAAATGGTAAAATTGAGGAGGTTGAAAAAGGGATGGTTGAAAGTGTTTGGGTATCCAATCATTTAGGTAGACCTATCGTTAAAGCTTTCAACAATTTCTTAGCCTATACATTAGAACATCGTGGAGCTCCCGAAGGGACTGATGGACGCATTGCCATAGCGATTGCTGGTGATAACCTGTCCCATAAAAAAATAATCATGGGTGTCGCAGATGAACTAGGCTTCGATGCCGTTGATGGTGGTTCTTTAAGCGATTCGTGGAGACAACAGCCAGGAACCCCTGCGTACTGTACTGAACTAACTAAAGAGGATCTAACCGAAGCATTAACGAAGGCGAAAAAAGAAAAAGCCCCGTTATTAAGAGATCAGGCGATAGAGAAGCTTTCAGCGTCTATAGGTGGATACACACATAAAGATGTTATTAATGTAAATAGGGAAATATTTTAA